A single region of the Pseudomonas sp. VD-NE ins genome encodes:
- the rplL gene encoding 50S ribosomal protein L7/L12: protein MSLTNEQIIDAIGEKSVMEIVELIKAMEEKFGVTAAAASAGPAAAAAVVEEQTEFNVVLLEAGEKKVNVIKAVRELTGLGLKEAKEKVDGAPQVVAEGVSKEAAEDAKKKLEEAGAKVELK from the coding sequence ATGTCTCTGACTAACGAACAAATCATCGACGCAATCGGCGAAAAATCCGTAATGGAAATCGTTGAGCTGATCAAGGCCATGGAAGAGAAGTTCGGCGTAACTGCTGCTGCTGCTTCGGCTGGTCCAGCTGCTGCTGCCGCTGTTGTTGAAGAGCAAACCGAGTTCAACGTTGTTCTGCTGGAAGCTGGCGAGAAGAAGGTTAACGTGATCAAGGCAGTTCGTGAACTGACCGGTCTGGGCCTGAAAGAAGCCAAAGAGAAAGTAGACGGCGCTCCTCAGGTTGTAGCTGAAGGCGTTTCGAAAGAAGCGGCTGAAGACGCCAAGAAGAAGCTGGAAGAAGCAGGCGCTAAAGTCGAGCTGAAATAA
- the rplJ gene encoding 50S ribosomal protein L10, whose translation MAINLEDKKAIVAEVNEAAKVALSAVVVDARGVTVGAMTGLRKEAREAGVYVRVVRNTLLKRAVADTEYSVLNDVFTGPTLIAFSNEHPGAAARIFKEFAKGQDKFEIKAAAFEGKFLAANQIDVLATLPTRDEAISQLMSVIQGATSKLARTLAAIRDQKEAAAA comes from the coding sequence GTGGCAATTAATCTCGAAGACAAGAAGGCCATCGTCGCTGAAGTCAACGAGGCTGCCAAAGTCGCTCTGTCCGCTGTCGTGGTTGATGCACGTGGCGTAACAGTAGGCGCAATGACCGGACTCCGTAAAGAGGCTCGTGAAGCTGGCGTTTACGTACGCGTTGTACGTAACACCCTGCTCAAGCGCGCTGTTGCTGACACTGAATACAGTGTCCTCAACGACGTGTTCACCGGCCCGACCCTGATTGCATTCTCGAACGAACATCCGGGCGCTGCTGCTCGTATCTTCAAAGAGTTTGCCAAGGGTCAGGACAAGTTCGAGATCAAGGCAGCTGCGTTCGAGGGCAAGTTCCTCGCAGCTAATCAGATCGACGTACTGGCAACCTTGCCGACCCGTGACGAAGCAATTTCTCAGCTGATGAGCGTGATTCAAGGCGCTACCAGCAAATTGGCTCGTACTCTGGCGGCAATTCGCGACCAGAAAGAAGCTGCTGCAGCCTAA
- the rplA gene encoding 50S ribosomal protein L1, producing MAKLTKRQKAIAGKIEAGKAYNIVDAAALLAELSTVKFSESFDVAVNLGVDPRKSDQVVRSATVLPHGTGKTVRVAVFTQGPAAEAALAAGADRVGMDDLAAEMKGGDLNYDVVIASPDAMRVVGQLGQILGPRGLMPNPKVGTVTPDVATAVKNAKAGQVRYRTDKNGIIHTSVGKMGFDAVKLKENVEALIADLKRIKPASSKGIYVKRVTLSTTMGPGLVIDQSSLDA from the coding sequence ATGGCTAAGCTGACCAAGCGTCAAAAGGCTATCGCCGGCAAAATCGAAGCAGGCAAGGCCTACAACATTGTAGATGCCGCAGCTTTGCTGGCTGAGCTGTCGACTGTCAAGTTCAGCGAGTCGTTCGACGTTGCTGTAAACCTGGGTGTAGACCCGCGTAAATCCGACCAGGTTGTTCGTAGCGCTACTGTGCTGCCACACGGCACTGGCAAGACTGTTCGCGTTGCTGTGTTCACCCAGGGCCCAGCTGCTGAGGCCGCTTTGGCTGCCGGCGCTGACCGTGTAGGTATGGACGATCTGGCTGCCGAAATGAAAGGCGGCGACCTGAACTATGACGTAGTGATCGCATCCCCGGATGCAATGCGCGTTGTAGGTCAGTTGGGCCAGATCCTCGGTCCACGTGGTCTGATGCCTAACCCGAAAGTTGGTACCGTAACTCCAGACGTAGCTACCGCGGTTAAAAACGCTAAAGCTGGTCAGGTTCGTTATCGCACCGACAAAAACGGCATCATTCACACCTCCGTTGGCAAGATGGGCTTCGACGCCGTCAAGCTGAAGGAAAACGTTGAAGCCCTGATCGCTGATCTGAAGCGTATCAAGCCAGCTTCTTCGAAAGGTATCTACGTCAAGCGCGTTACCCTGAGCACCACCATGGGCCCAGGTCTGGTTATCGACCAGAGCTCGCTGGACGCGTAA
- the rplK gene encoding 50S ribosomal protein L11, with product MAKKITAYIKLQVKAAQANPSPPVGPALGQHGVNIMEFCKAFNARTQGLEAGLPTPVIITVYSDRSFTFETKSTPASVLLKKAAGLTSGSARPNTVKVGTVTRAQLEEIAKTKNADLTAADMDAAVRTIAGSARSMGLNVEGV from the coding sequence ATGGCCAAGAAAATTACCGCTTACATCAAGCTGCAAGTGAAGGCCGCTCAGGCTAACCCAAGCCCACCTGTTGGTCCTGCTCTGGGTCAGCACGGCGTGAACATCATGGAATTCTGCAAGGCCTTCAACGCCCGTACTCAGGGTCTTGAAGCAGGTCTGCCGACTCCAGTGATCATCACTGTTTACAGCGACCGTAGCTTCACTTTCGAAACCAAATCCACCCCTGCTTCGGTTCTGCTGAAGAAAGCGGCCGGTCTGACCAGCGGTTCCGCTCGTCCGAACACCGTTAAGGTTGGCACCGTTACCCGTGCTCAGCTGGAAGAAATCGCGAAAACCAAAAACGCGGATCTGACTGCAGCTGATATGGATGCAGCCGTGCGTACTATCGCCGGTTCTGCTCGTAGCATGGGCCTTAACGTGGAGGGTGTGTAA